One genomic region from Epinephelus fuscoguttatus linkage group LG6, E.fuscoguttatus.final_Chr_v1 encodes:
- the LOC125890285 gene encoding activated RNA polymerase II transcriptional coactivator p15-like, whose product MPKSKEVLSSTSGSDSDSEVETKAKRKKSSAPEKPAKKPKSGESSKPSGSSKGSSNSDDNMFQIGKMRYVSVRDFKGKVLIDIREYWMNQDGEMKPGKKGISLNPEQWNQLKDQISEIDDAIKRI is encoded by the exons ATGCCAAAATCAAAGGAAGTGCTGTCCTCCACATCTGGAAGTGACTCCGACAGTGAAGTAGAGACTAAG GCAAAGAGAAAGAAGTCAAGTGCACCAGAGAAACCAGCCAAGAAGCCAAAGAGCGGAGAGAGTTCCAAGCCAAGTGGCTCATCCAAGGGCAGCAGTAACAGTGATGACAACATGTTCCAG ATTGGAAAGATGAGGTACGTCAGCGTCAGGGACTTCAAGGGTAAAGTCCTGATTGACATCAGAGAATACTGGATGAACCAAGATGGGGAGATGAAGCCAGGGAAAAAGG GTATCTCCCTGAATCCTGAACAATGGAACCAGCTGAAGGACCAGATTTCAGAAATTGATGACGCCATTAAAAGAATATAA